DNA sequence from the Salvia splendens isolate huo1 chromosome 19, SspV2, whole genome shotgun sequence genome:
gaaaaaatggtAAAGCAAAAGAGAGgaagataaaaataatgaaattaatattagtggattgtggggtccacttTATTGTAGTGGTATAAgcggtaaataaattgatgtgtaTGGGTTTaaagatttcctaaaataaaaactttgaaagtttctatttttaagagacggactaaaatgaaaagaattgctatttttaaaatatggaggtagtatttttttaaagtaatttTTATCCCATTCAAAACATTCAATTAGCTAAAAATATGGCAACTTAGCATTGCAAgagcaattaaaaaaaataatactactaaccCAAAAAAAAGGTACAGAAATAAAGAGTCAGCAAGAATATATTAACTTCATTATATTATGTGCCAACAACAatgtactactataatttttttcttttacaattTATACACGTGTACTAATTTGCAATATTCATTTTCTTGGGATATTAAATAGTACTaaggaaaaaatataattttctaCCATATTATGAAACGTATCACaatgtactatatatatatacttaaataaaatatttaatacctTCTTTTTCTATCTGTATTTCAGAAACTGTCTGTAAAACGTTTTACAAATCAATAGTTTAACACCTAGATTTCGAGAAAATATTCAGTGGTAGACCACTCCACGTGGCATGATGACGTGGTATGCCCCACTAATTAGAAGTTGACAAGTGGAAGTAATTGAAGTATAGAAATTACAATAAGGTATCTAGTTCTTATAAATAGAATAacatttgaaatttaaaaactttacaaattacaacaatataaactattaaaacatatataaagtacgtattttttttttatattttgtaatgataaaacaaaattatataaatattttcaatttcatgCCTATAGTACTAATACGATTAACTATGATTTACTtagtttattattatatttttatttgtaatattttcataaataaacataaaatgaaaaaaatactactaaattTCGGTTAATCTATTGGGATTATTTGAGATACatacaatatttataattttttttatttagtgtaatagtaaaataaattatataaacaattttaatttcatgGTTATAGTACTAACATGATTAATTATGATTTACTTTatcattatattttaaatttttttcatgtATAAATACCAAATGAAAAAATAGTTAATTTATGTTAACGTATTGTGATTTTGAGATacatattatacatatatatatatatatatatatacactccataatttttttaaaaaaaaagagagaatagtttaatcaaattttaaataaattacctAGAATGATGTGAATAGATAATGAAAAAAAGatgaaatataatattatatatgtgtattaaTAGTTTACATTGTAcatttgtaaattttttaaatttcaaatgtTATTCAATTTATAAGAACTAGATACCTTATATAGTGTAATTTCTATACTTCAATTACTTCCATTTGTCAATTTCTAATTAGTGGGGCAGACCACATCATCATGTGTCACGTGGTGTGTCTAGATCACTGAATATTTTCTCATAGATTTCAGGCgtgaaaattttaaagaaattaattatgaatattaATTCATTCATAAAACCATGTCAGTATTAATTGCTACCAATCGTGAAAAAACTAATCGAAGCAATAAACTACAATATATCATTGACACTACACAACCGTATACGAATAAGACAACTCATAATATTAAAACACACACCTATAATTCAGGTCTAATAATTAACTGTGTTGGAAGAAATTAACAGAAATTTAGTATTTTTCATCTATATATAGATAGTGACCCATGTATTGTTGTAGGTATAAGTAGTAGCAGATTGAAATGTTAAGGATGGAATTATGATATGTGAAAGAAATGGCATTAAAAATATTAGATTTTTTATTcttatagtataatttttttaacatgGTAGTGTTTTGCAAAAGTATCTTGCGTGAGAATTTTTAACATATCTAAacattatgttatttttatataataatttccgtaaaaattgtaaaaataagttatggtctatttttttttatttgaaagtaTGATAATGAGTTATATCTACTTCGTCATAATTTCATATacctaaataattaatttacaaaggtgtacaaaaataaatatatatacaaaaagcaaataaataagaaataataGTAAGCtctatttttctaattttgatttAGAAAATTATAGTTTGTCTTTCTATTGAACAATGCATGTGTACAAAATTTTATTCTATACATTAGTATTTAACTGAAAAATACAGGATAACTTGCAAACTTTAATATTAAAGAGAATGAAATCACAAATATCACGTTCATTCATTTTCCAATTTTATCTTTTGAGAGACCTTGTTTTCATTCACTTAATCACTTTATGATTTAATATTCTGTTTCTAAACCTTGTGGAATTGACCAAAATTAAATTGACAATTTACCTTTGAACTATCTCTCTTCTAACAGAAAAAGTCAAATATCGATCACAAGTACTCTTCTTCTCTAACTTGAAATTCCTCTTAGACCACTAGTTCTGATGTGGATGAGGATGACAGATAATATCAGGATGTGTGCTGCTCCTTTGCTTATGTTGTCTTATGTTCGTCCGTTGCTTTTCTTCTCTAGTAGTTTTGAATAGAGcgtttttttatctatatcttgTACTATTCATTTATTGCTTATCACAAACACCACATATTAAAGAAATTGATAGAAAGAAATTTTGGAAATTGAAATACTAATAGTAGTTGGCAATGTTGAACTAAGTAAAAATGGGACAAAATAATATAGATACATAAATGATGTTGCAAGAGCATATAACACATGATAAGTTGTTTGTCTAATCAAGTAACCATAAGATTGCTAAGCAGTGAGGGAAATCAAAGGTGACTGTTGCCATGTGAATTGGGACCAGTTTCCTTTTGCTGCTTCTTTTCAGACCACAATCCCTAAACATCACAACCTCccatttattttactttcatttcTGTCTCCAAtgatttttggttttggttcaATAGTTTCATTTCTTGGTTTTGAGGGAGGCCccaaattttcattttagtttgtatGGATGTATATTGGGAAATAAATTACGATTATTTCATTTAATTGTCTACTTGTCTCACCAGtacttaactcactaaacacttacaaattactccctccgtcccggaaaatttgtcacattttttcatttcggtccgtcccacataatttgtcacatttcacttttaccatttttggtagtggacctcatattccactaactcattcctactcacattttattataaaactaatatataaaactaggatccacattccactaactttttcaactcatttttcattatatttcttaaaatccgtgcccggtcaaagtgagacgaattatccggggcggagggagtagaaaACTTTGAATTATTTTCTCTGTAACATATATAGTAGATAAATTAAAGAGAATGCCATACTTTCGTTTCATGCCTCGAAAAATAGGCCAATTTGATTGACACAACTATGTAAATAATTCAAACGTGCTTTTTAATAAATTCATGATAGGCTCATGAATGATTATTCCGTCCCACTTTATTTGGTCTACTATTTCTTTTTGACACACGGATTTTATTTGGATATTAAAATTATAGTgcaaaaatatgtatataatcaacatatttaatgtAGTATAAAATGATTAAGCAAAAATGAAAACTGGTTAATTTTAATGTGATACTTCGACAAAGAATACAAGTCATtgctttatatatgtatataactTATATCCAAAAAATGCATTTGCTTAATACATAAAAATGTTTGTACATCTATACGCCGGCGACCACTCAACGGTGCTTACTCCGACGCCAATATGTTATGTATTTTTAGTTAGAAAAATACTTAAACTACCAAATCCAATTAGCATGTATGAAAAAGTAGTCAAGTCTAATGAGAATGAGTTCAACAAAGCAGTCAAAAAGGATTTATCGCAAAAATAATAACAGTAGATGCATAAAACACTGTTCTATAAGTCGCCAACAAACCATTATAGAAATTTACTgacaacaaaaaatatacaaattctACAAGCAATTCAAACCAAAGGTAGAACTCAGCACATCCTCTGTACAACATAGAGAAAGACATCATACCCATGAACTCACGCACGTCGTGCTAATATCAACGCAGGAAAAGAAAGTTGGAGCAGTAAGTAATTTTATCATCGGTAGCCGGTTTGAATTTTTCATGTCATGTTATTCGTCACAgtccaaataaaaaaatcacatagtaTCATTTTACAATGCTACCTAAAGATGGGAATCTACCTAAGCTAGGCCCTATATACACACATACATTATCCATATGAGAGGAACATATTAGTTGGTGTATAATGAGGgggagcatctccaatggcggacgtccggtcggacatccgcgacgggcgactgGGACATCCACCATTGTAACGAAGGCACTCGGATACGGATGTCCCGTATGGACGTCgcatgtcctcggacgtccgggCGACGGGCgagcggacgtccgccattgtggcatgGGTCGGTAGTCcggtatttattttttaatttcgggaagtcctagtgggaagggcgatgagaAAGACGGATTGTGCAGAGGAAGTTCTAGTGACCTGGCAGTGGGATgtgaagtcctagtgacgtgacaagagatgtttttgggaagtcctagtggatgtccgagtgggacatacatgcattggagatgctcttaggttaTATTGCTAGAAGATGTGAAAAGTGAGACAGTTGGAATCTTTGGGCGTTGGGTGGAAGAGAAAGAGCTGACGCAATGACAACTGTTGCCtccatacacacacacacacacatttgtatatatatacatacaaatTACAGACATACCAAAATCAATTATTTGGAGTCACATCACCTAACTTTAATTTACCTCCAAAAACAGTAGCACGCACCCCAAATAATTCTCCACTTTACCCATCAATCTCTGCATTTTGGAAATCTCATGTCACATgtacaataatttaataataaaagtaGGCCGGGCCGGGCCGATTTTGTACACGGGCCATATTTTTATTGCATCAGGTCCGGTCTGAGTTGATTTTATTCGTTGTGGGCAATATTTTTATTGCTTCATTATAATCTGATTCGACTCGATCCAATTGAACATGCATGTGACAAGAGTTCAATTTGCATCCGGtctgatttgattttattcgcTGTGAGCAATATTTTTATTGCTCCATTATAATCAGATTCGATTCGATCCAATAGAACATGCACGTGACAAGAACTCAAATTTTTTGTTCGGATTCGAACATGAAGTCTTTGGTATGACAATTATTGGACCGGGCTGATAGCAAAAGATACTCAAATATTTGCCTAAGGCGAGAAGAAGCTGGCAAAAAAACAGACCACGAAGAAGAAAATAGAACCCAAAAACAGCTAGTCCTACCACATGAACTATTACACAAACTCATTATTTATGCCTACGTGGCATCaccatttttcttcttttcaatTTATCTTTAAATATAGTACTCCAGTATATACCTCTAATCAATTTTGTATGAAACTTATCAAGTGAAAATTctaaaatgaatattttatccCCCTCCTATCTAACAAGGAACTAATCATAATTATGCATCaccatttcttttcttttcaatttatcTTAAATCTTCAATAATAATTCTAAATATGATACTCTCCCCGTCATAAGATAGTTGACACATTTTTTCTTAAGCATTGGATTTAAAATATCGGGGCTGATAAGtgagaagagaataaagtaagacagtaaaatataagaaaatataaaaattttgcTAAAAAAATAACCCAGCTAATTTAAGAATCCAAAAAAATTACGGACTCAACTACCATGAGATGGAGGTATTAATTATGCTTATTATCTGTTTCGTACTTAGGtgaaaattctaaaaattaatatttatattctcCGAAGTCGTATCTAACGAGGAAATCAAGTATTATTATGTTATAATTATATCTTTTAATACGTTACTATCTATGAAACTATATTATAAGAAAATGTTGTGGTGGCCcaacaaaatttttatttaggCCGTTAAAAATACATGACAAACACTATACGAAGCCCAATTTGAACGAAtctaaatttattgtacttaGTGATTTCATACCCAAAGAAAAGATGTGCAAAAATTCCCTATATTATTAAACCTTAacccaaattttgaaaataaaagtaCTTCCTCTGTCCACCTAGATTAGGTGTCTCAAGTTTCCTTTTGAGTTCGTTCATagataaatgtttcatttaatttttacaccattttttttattatagatTTCATTATCCAGTGACTCATACCacttcacattttattttaaaactattatataaaaatagaattcaCGCTCCCATAactttttatattcatttttattataattgttAAAATCCATGTCAAGTTAATTTAAGACATTTAATCATGGTAGGAGGAAGtatattttatcaaaattaatttcTACTCCCTCTCTGCCATTAAatctcattttttctttttcgtccgtccgccaataaatatttcatttcacttttatcatatttaGTAAGTGAAccctacattctactaactcatttcactctcatattattataaaactaatatataaaaataggtctCAATTCCACCAATTTTTTTACCCACTTTActtcataaagtcaaacaatttcttcaaCGAGTAGGCGTTGCAATGGAGGATTAGCATAAAACAGTTATGGCGAACTGAAACTCTCATCACTATCGAAATGCTATGCTCCACCATTCCCATTTCCTCCACACCcacactcacactcacactcacaccTTCCTCCGCcgtctctctctcctctccctctccccatCCCCTCCCCAATGCCCCAatctcctccccctcctcgcCGCCTCCCGCTCCCTCCCCGCCACCCAGCGCCTCCACGCCCTCGCCCTCCTCCACGGCCTCCTCCCCTCCAGCGTCTCCCTCGCCGCCGCCCTCATCCTCTCCTACGCCGCCCACGCCTCCTCCCCCCCTCACACCCTCCTCTCCCTCTTCTCCCCCTCCGCCCCCTTCTCCACCTCCAGCTTCCTCCACAACACCCTAATCCGCTCCTCCACGCTCCTCCCCGCCGCCTCCGATCTCGGATTCGCCGCCTACAACCATTTACTCGCCGCAACTCCTTTTTTTCCAGACGACTACACCTTCCCCTTCGCGCTCAAGCTCTGCGCCGATTCCCGCCGCTTGTCGAAGGGGATAGAAATCCACGCGAGGCTGATTAAAGCTGGACTTGATGGAGATTTGTTTGTGAATAACACCCTGATTTTATTCTACGGTAGCTGTGACGAATTGAGGAGTGCGGATaaagtgtttgatgaaatgccgGTTAGAGATTTGATATCATGGAATACAGTTATTCGGGTTTTTTCGGATGATTACTGTTTTTCAAAATCAATTGGTTTGTTTAGGGATATGTTTCTAAAGTCTGATTTCTTGCCAAATGTGATTAGTGTTGTGAGTGTTTTGCCAGCGTGTGCTGCGTTGGAGGACGAGAGGTTTGTCCGTTTGATACATTGTTACGCGATCAAGGCGTGTTTGGGTGGCGAAACGAAGGTTGGAAACGCGTTGGTTGACGCATATGGCAAGTGTGGGAATTTGAGGGCTTCTGAGAGAGTTTTTCGTGAGatggatgagagaaatgagGTTTCTTGGAATTCGATTATTGGTGGTTTTTCGTATAGGGGTTTAACGAGAGATGCGTTGGATTGTTTTAGATCGATGATCGTTGAGGGTGTGAGATTGAACACTGTGACGATTGCTACAATCTTGCCGTTGATATCGGAGCTGAATCTGTTCAATGAGGGCTCACAGCTTCACGGATTCAGTGTGAAATCGAACATGGATTGTGATGTCTTCGTTGCTAATGCGTTGATTGACATGTATGGCAAATGGAAGCGTATGAGTGAGGCTTGGGAGGTCTTCTACGCGATTGATGCAAAGAACATAGTGTCGTGGAACACGATGATCGGGAACATGACACAGAACGGGCTTGCAACGGAAGCTATAGAGCTAGTTAGAGAAATGCAAGCTCATGGTGAAGTTCCTAATTCCATTACTCTGACCAATGTTCTTCCTGCTTGTGGGAGAGTCGGCTCTCTTCGTCGTGGCAGAGAATTGCACGCTAGGTGTGTCCGTTTCTGGCCAGCATTTGAGCTATTTGTCTCAAATGCTTTGACAGACATGTATGCCAAGTGTGGTCGCCTCGACCTTGCTCAGGCTATGTTTGACATATCGCCCAGGGATAAGGTGTCGTACAACATCCTCATCGCTGGCTACTCTCAGACGAGCCAGAGCTCGAAATCTATAACCTTATTCCGAGAGATGGAAATGGTGGGGATGAGTCATGACACTGTTTCCTACACCGGAGTCTTGGCTGCCTGCGCGAACATGTCCGCGTCTGAGGCAGGGAGGCAGATTCACGCGCTGGCCGTGATTAGGATGTTTGACGAGCATCTCTTCGTTGCAAACTCGCTGTTGGACATGTACACTAAGTGTGGGCGGATTGACATTGCGATGAAGGTGTTTGATCTGATCCCGGTTAAGGATACTGCTTCGTGGAACACGGTGATTTTAGGATTCGGGATGCTCGGGGAGTTCGAGGCCGCAGTCAAGCTCTTCAAATCCATGAAGGAGGATGGCGTCCGACACGACTCTGTTTCTTACATAGCAGTGCTGTCGGCCTGCAGCCACGGCGGCCTAGTCAGGACGGGGAGGGAGATCTTCGACGATATGTTGGTGCAAGGCGTGGCGCCATCGGAGATGCATTATTCTTGCGTGGTGGATCTTCTAGGGCGCAACGGGCTTATGGAGGAGGCGGTGGGGGTTGTTAGGGGCATGCCGGTCGAGCCAGGGGCGAACACGTGGGGGGCGTTGCTCGGGGCTAGTCGGGTTCATGGGAACGTGGAGGTGGGGTGCTGGGCTGCGGAGAGGCTTCTTGAGCTGCAGCCGGATCATCCCGGGTACTACGTGGTGCTGTCGAACATGTACGCGGAGGCCGGGAGGTGGGGCGAGGCGGATCGGGTTAGGAAGGTGATGAGTTTGAGAAGAGTGAAGAAGAAAGCTGGGTGCAGTTGGGTTGAGAGTGAAGATCAGATGCATGGTTTTGTTGCTGGAGACAGATTTGATCCGTATGTAGCATTCAATATgtgaacatttttttttctaaatcaaGATTAAGATATTGCTTTGTAGTTTGATTTTTAACCAATTTTGGATGTATAGTATAGTAAAGGCCAATTTTGCCATATTCCAAGTGTGCAACGGTgaaaatgatagaaaaatattgagaaaatgaaaatgagagcATATTATAATTATGCTACATTAAACCGGGTTGTGAGCCAAATATACGATGTCATTTTTAAATCAccgttaatttatttttaagtcattttcataa
Encoded proteins:
- the LOC121779253 gene encoding pentatricopeptide repeat-containing protein At1g18485-like; the protein is MLHHSHFLHTHTHTHTHTFLRRLSLLSLSPSPPQCPNLLPLLAASRSLPATQRLHALALLHGLLPSSVSLAAALILSYAAHASSPPHTLLSLFSPSAPFSTSSFLHNTLIRSSTLLPAASDLGFAAYNHLLAATPFFPDDYTFPFALKLCADSRRLSKGIEIHARLIKAGLDGDLFVNNTLILFYGSCDELRSADKVFDEMPVRDLISWNTVIRVFSDDYCFSKSIGLFRDMFLKSDFLPNVISVVSVLPACAALEDERFVRLIHCYAIKACLGGETKVGNALVDAYGKCGNLRASERVFREMDERNEVSWNSIIGGFSYRGLTRDALDCFRSMIVEGVRLNTVTIATILPLISELNLFNEGSQLHGFSVKSNMDCDVFVANALIDMYGKWKRMSEAWEVFYAIDAKNIVSWNTMIGNMTQNGLATEAIELVREMQAHGEVPNSITLTNVLPACGRVGSLRRGRELHARCVRFWPAFELFVSNALTDMYAKCGRLDLAQAMFDISPRDKVSYNILIAGYSQTSQSSKSITLFREMEMVGMSHDTVSYTGVLAACANMSASEAGRQIHALAVIRMFDEHLFVANSLLDMYTKCGRIDIAMKVFDLIPVKDTASWNTVILGFGMLGEFEAAVKLFKSMKEDGVRHDSVSYIAVLSACSHGGLVRTGREIFDDMLVQGVAPSEMHYSCVVDLLGRNGLMEEAVGVVRGMPVEPGANTWGALLGASRVHGNVEVGCWAAERLLELQPDHPGYYVVLSNMYAEAGRWGEADRVRKVMSLRRVKKKAGCSWVESEDQMHGFVAGDRFDPYVAFNM